The sequence GAGGTATAGATCCTGATATTGCTTACATTTTTGAAAGGGTTTTTAAAATTGTAACCCAGTGTAGCATTATCCAAACGCACGTACGAACCATTCTCGATATACCTGTCTGAATAATAAGAGTTACGCGTATCTGATATTTTATCGTTCGCTGCACTGTTCAGGATATTGCTGGTAGCTGCGCCTGCTGTGTTCGACAGATCGGCACGGGTAGCGTTAAATATCTTGTTGCCAAAGGTGCCGCGCAAGAATACGTTCAGATCGAAGTTTTTATACCTGAAAGTGTTGTTCCAGCCCATAATTACGCTTGGCTGCGCGTTGCCCAGGTAAAAATAATCGGTACCGATGCCCGGGGCGGTAGTGGTAGAACCATCGCGCTTGTAGAACTGCGAGTTACCGCTGGCATCTTTACCGGCATATTTCAGCGTAAAGAACTGCCCCAGCGGATAGCCTACTTTCAATAACTGCAGGGTAGCATTGGTTTGGCCCGCGCCTTCAGGATCTGAGTAACGTACCGAGTCGCCGTTGGCATAAGGGCTTCTCAGGCTGGTGATCTTGTTTTTATTGTAAGCCAAACTTACATTGCTGGACCAGTTGAAGTTTTTACCATTAACCGGCGATGCACTCAGCGTAAGTTCGATACCCTTGTTGTTGATGCTACCGCCATTAGCTACGATAGAACCGCCTGGAACCAACGCTGCCGATACACTGTACCTGAACAGCATACCTGTAGTGTTTTTATCATATACATCTATCGAACCCGAAAGTTTATTGTTCAATACAGAGAAATCTACACCGATGTTTTTGGTAGCGGTTTTCTCCCATTTTAAATCGGGGTTTGAACCCTGGTAAGGTGCGTAAGCGGCGGTTTGCACACCATTGTTATAGTAAGTACCCGCTGCTACATAAAATAGCTGACCAGTGTAAGCACCGATACCTGCCGAGTTACCGGTTTCACCATAGCTGGCGCGCACTTTCAGATCGCTGAACAGGGCTTGGTTCTTCATGAAATCTTCCTGTGTTACGCGCCATGCCAAACCAACCGATGGGAAGTAACCCCAATGATTATTAGCACCGAAGATAGAGCTGCCATCGCGGCGGATAGAGCCTTGTACCAGGTATTTATCCTTGTAGTTATAGTTTAACCTTGCAAAGTCTGATATCATGAGGTATTTGCTGTAGGTAAGGTCGTTACCCAGGTTAATACGATAGCTTGATATAGCATAAGGGTTACCCAAAGTAAGGTTTGAGAAACCGGTATAATCGGTAGGGAAGTTAGTGCTCGATGCCTGGAAACCATCGCCGATGGTATTATCCTGGTACGAGTAACCTAACACGGCCTCGAAACTGTGGTCGCCCAGTTTTTTGTTCCAGGCCAGGAAGGTTTCTAAGGTTTTAGTAGTATTCTCTAAGTTATAACGTAAAGCCGAACCGTTAGAGCCAAACAGCGAACCGATAAGCGTATGCGCTATACCGATGCCCGGATCGGGGTTGTTATAAAAGTTAGATGTTGGGTATTTGCTAAAATAGCTGCCATAATACTCGCCATGGTTTGATGTGGTACGCTGGTACGACAAGTTTACATTGTAAGTAAAGTTAAATGGCAGTTTTACCTGCGTGTTAAAACTACCCAGTAATACGTTGTACTTAGTTTCGTCCTGCGAATTGCCTACTATGGCCAGCGGGTTAAAGTACCCTGTGTTGTTCAGGTTCTCGAAATAGCTGCCATCGGCATTGTAAACCGGCGATACCGGCGAGTGCTTGGCGGCCTGCAACAGTACAATGTTTTGTAATGGCTCGTTAATAGAGTTGCTTGATGAGTTTGAAACGTTAAGGCTGAATTTCAGGTTATCGTTCAGGGCATATTGCTCTAAGTTTAAACGGCCTATCACGCGCTCAAGCGAGCTTTCGCTTAGGATACCTTGTTTTTTAAAGTAGTTTAAGCTGGCGCTGTAAGTACTGTGGTCGGTACCGCCGCTTAACGAGATGTTGTGGTTGTGCGAATAGGCTGTAGAGCGCTCAATGGCTTTCATCCAGTCGGTATTGGCACCTTTATCATCGTTGGGCGAAAAGGCGGCGCTGTTGGCGCTGATAAACGAACGTAACTGATCGGCGTTCATCAGATCCAGGGTATTACTCACTTTTTCGGCACCGAAGTAGCCGCTGTACGTTACCTGCGAAGCACCTTTTTTACCACGCTTGGTGGTTACCATAATTACACCGCTGGCAGCCCTGTTACCGTAAATAGCGGTAGCGGCGGCATCCTTCAATACGTCGATAGACGCGATATCGGCAGGTGCGATAGCGGCTATATCCGCACCGGGGATACCATCTATCACATAGAACGGGGCGCCCGGACTGTTAACCGTTGATGCACCGCGCATAATTACCGCGGCAGGCTTGTTCGGGTCGCCGCTGGCGGTGATGTTTAAACCGGCAACTTTACCCTGCAGGGCCTGGCCTACATCAGATATAGCGCCTTTGTTCAGATCGCCGGGTTTAATGGTGGTGATAGCGCTTGAAAGGGTTTCGCGCGTGGTGGTGCCGTAACCTACTACCACTACCTCGCCCAGCGCGGTGTTGGCTTCTGCCATGGTAATTTTATATTCTTTTGCCGATGTTACCGTTACATCTTTAGTGGTATAGCCTACGCCGGTAAAAACAAGTACATCGCCAGCTTTGGCAGCGATAGAAAATTTACCATCGATATTGGTTGACGCGGCTTTGGCAGTTCCTTTTACGGTAACTGTAACACCGGGAATGGTAACGCCCTTGGTATCAACCACCGTACCGGTAACATTGGTTTGCGCGAAGGCGCCGGTAACCAGGCTGAATAGCAAGAACAAGAGCAGCAGACGGATCCGCGTACCCTGGTTTAATTGTAAATTTAAGTTCATAGTTTGGTTAAAATTTGGTTCATAATTGAGTTTAATTTATTTGGGTGGTTTGTTTGGTATGGTTAAAATTTAAGTGTCGGCGGCAGGTATTTGGCCACAAGCGCCTCGTAATAAGGCTTCAGTTCGGCCCAGCTTTTTTGGTTGGGGTTCTTAGAATACAGATCGTACGGGTTGAAAAGGTTAACCCATTTAAACATCTCGTGATCATGGTCGCTCATCAGGTGGTTATAAGCGTTTTCGCGGTGCTGCGAGTAAAATGAATGGTAGCGTAACATGTACAAACCGGGCTCGGGCAGGTAATCTTTCATCATATGGTAAACATATTCGTCGTGCCCCCATGACATGTGTACATTATCTAAACCGCAATTGCGTTTGTAAACGCCCATTTCGGTACTGTAAACGGGATCGTAACGATCCGGATTATCCTCAAAAAACTCGGGATAGACTATCTTATCAGAAAAAGCGCATCCTACCGGAAAGGTATCGCCAACTACGGCCCATTGTGGCTGGCCGAAAAGGCATAGTACTTTACCCATATCGTGTATCAAGCCAACCAGTACCATCCAATCGGGGTGGCCATCGTTACGTATCGCTTCCGATGTTTGCAACAGGTGCTGCATCTGGTCAAGATCGGTATCCGGGTCAGAATCATCCACCAACTGGTTTAAAAAATCAAAAGCGTCCCAAATGGGCATCTCCTTTTTATCGAAGCTTAAATACTCCTGTTTTTTCTGCATTACGTAATCGTAAGTCTGATATTTATGGTTAATGCGGTAAAACTCTTTTACACCATCCTTTTCGGTTCCATCGTAATCCCTAAAATCCGCTTCTTTTTTATCCTCATTGATAGTTGAAGGATCGGGATAACGTTTTAATACGTCATTATCCCAATCTTCCAGGCTGGCAAGTGGCGCAAAATTTTCGTCCGGTTGGTTGTTTTTGTAAATGTCCATATGACAATAATTTTTAATGACAGAAATTGACTTGTTTATATATATTTGACTTACGGTAAAGTATAGTGGATTGTACGCAACAATTGGTTTACGTATCTAAATTAGACAAAAGGGTACCTATGTTTTATTGATGCCCTGATAAAAATTTACTTAAACGATTAAGTAAGATGGATTATTTTACTGCCCTGATTAATTATAGAAACTGTTTTTTATGAGTGGCATCACTATAAAATTATTAGCCGAAAAGTTAAACTTATCTACTGCTACCATCTCTAAAGCACTGGGAGACAGCCATGAAATAAGCGATGCTACCAAACAGCGCGTATTAAACCTTGCCCGTGAACTGAACTACGTACCCAACGCCTACGCCGGCAGCCTGCGCCGCAACGTAAGCAAAACCATAGCCGTGTTAGTGCCCGAAGTTGCTGATAGCTTTTTCTCGCTCGCGCTGAACGGCATTGAAGAAGTAGCCCTGGCAAAAGGTTATCATACTCTTATTTATTTAACCCATGAAAAGCTGGAACGTGAACAGGCCATTTTAAAAGCATTGGCCGGAGGCCGTGTAGATGGCGCCATTATGTCGGTTACGGCCGAAACGAATATTTACGACCATATACAGGAGTTTAACCGCCAATTGCCGGTGGTGTTCTTCGACCGGGTTTGCGAAGAGATAGATACAGCTAAAATAACTACCGACGATTACCAATGCGGTTACAATGCCACCCAGCATTTAATTGAAGCCGGTTGCCGTAAAATAGCTATTCTGTCTATCCCCAATAATAACCTCTCTATTATTTGCGAACGGATAAAAGGTTTTAAAGCAGCCCTTGCCGATAATGGGCTAAACGCCGAAGACGGCGATATTCTTTATTGCCCCGAAGAACCGGGCGACAGCTACAATTTTATTAAAGAGATCATGTTTAGTGGTAACCCGCCCGATGGCATAGTGGCCACAGTTGAAAAACTGACCACCGATATTTACCTCGTATCGCAGCAGTTGGGGATCAATATTCCTAAACAGTTAAAAGTGGTATGCTTTTCTAACCAGGCATCGGTAAATATCCTTACGCCATCGCTTACTACCATTACGCAGCCTGCTTTTGAAATGGGCAAGGCAGCTGCTACAGTGCTGCTAAAATCGCTTAGGAATAACGAGTTAATTATGAAAGAAGAAAGCATGGTGATACCATCAATCCTGATGGCGCGGGGTTCATCGGTGGGGTAAAGCAGGCCGATAAAAAGCTGGGGACCGTGCGCTTCCCTCCCACAGGACAATGTCATTAAGTTAAGAGATCTTCATTTCAAAAGCATCGTTTAAAGTGGTCTGTGGGGGACACCATAGCCGTTAACTTAAGGATTTTCAGAAAGATTTTTTTTGAGATAGTGGCGTGAGATGGCTCCGCCGGTGGGCGAAACCTATTAGATTTTCCCATATTTGTTTGATTATTTTTTATTAAAAAGGGCGGTTTGTTTTCGAGGCAATTACCGCCCTTTTCTTACATAAAGATAACTTTTTTTTGAAAAAAGGTGTCATTTTCTTCGGGAAAAGCTCCTTTTATCTTCAGCCGCGACGCATTTGTTGATGGCATTATCACGCCCTTACAGGACAGTATTACTAATACGCTTGATCGCGACAAACTTGATGTGTTTGCGCGGCAAAGCGGATTTCTGCAACGGAGGTCCAAGCTTAAACCCGACGAGTTTATCGATACATTGATGTTCAGTGGTCTTGATCATGGGCAACTCAGTTTGCAGGACTGCTGCAACGACCTGGCCCGGCAGCACCAAACCGCTCTTAGCAAAGTCGCATTACATAAGCGGTTCAATTCAAAGAGCCTGAACTTCCTCAAGCTTGTGCTGGCCGAACAACTCTCATCCAGGCTGAATATCAAAGGGACGGACGACTGGCAGCCGTTTTCACGGGTAGTGATCGCCGACTCCTGCAAGTTTTCTCTGCCGGCACAATGCAAGGATGACTATCCCGGTTTTACAAACTTCGGCAATGTATCATCCATTATGAATATCCAATATGCTTTTGATATCAAAAACGGGGATTGGGAAAACCTGGAATTGACCAGGGCTACCGAAAATGACCAAAGTCATTCCAAAAAAACACTGCACCGTATTGGCAGGGGGGAGTTGCATATCTGCGACCTGGGCTTTGTTACTCCATCATACCTCAGAAAAGTGGTGAGTGAACAAGCCTTTTTCCTCAATCGCTTACATCCGCAATGGAAACCCCTGCAGCATGGTTCGGGCAAGCCTGTCGATTGGGCGGCGCTCCACCAAAAAATGAATCGCAGCGGGAAATTGCAGTTCGAAACAATGGTTACTATCGGAACCGGGGAGGATGGCTTCAACTGCCGCCTGATCGCTGTTCCCGTACCGGAACAGGTATGGGCCGAACGGATACGGATAGCTCAACAAAGAGCCAAAAGCCAGAAGGTCGCTCTTTCCGATGAATATAAGTCTCGTTGCCGGTTCAGCATATTTATTACAAATACGCCGATAACCACCCTTAAAGCCGCGGAAGTCATTCAACTATATCGTTTAAGATGGCAGATCGAACTCGTGTTCAAGACCTGGAAATCGCTGCTTGCCATCCATAAGGTAAGGGCTGCCAGGACTGAAAGGCTGGAGTGTCAACTGGTCGCCAAATTTATCTGGATATTTATCAACTGGAAGATATTCCGCTTTGTCGATTCCGTCATTCGGAAAAACCAGCCGGCCTACGCCCTTTCCATTTGGAAATTCTTTAAACATACCCGCCTTAATAGCCAAGTCATCAGAAGTGTGGTTGCCGGTGAATTACCATTAAAAGATTGGTGGGAAAGGTTCCTTTTTCCAATTATAAAAAGTCTGTTGATCGAACCGAAAAAAGGAAAAAAGGCAGCTTTTGAAATTGTCTATGAGGTCTTTAAGAACTTAAGTTAACGGCTATGGTGGGGGACACAGACCACGGGGAATTTTACCCGGTGCCTGTGTCCTCACAGGCACACTAAAAGCTTAGCTTAATGACATTGCCCGTAGGGGCATTAAAAGACGTGTCCATACGGTAGCCCACAAATAGGATGTAAGGAGGGGGTTTACTACCCTAAAAAACACCAAATAAAAAGGTTAACATGTTTTTGTTTGAATTTTTAATTAAACTACTGATAGTCAATAATTTAACATTAATTTTTAGCCAAATTATGTTACATTGTGTTAACCTTTTTTTAAGCAGGTGGTCGCCCTCAAAAACTATACTTACTTATACTCCTTAATCGCCGGTAGCTTTCCCGGGAAAGCTGGTTCGCCCGCTAAGCCTTCAGTTTTCAAGCCTACGACGCCATGGCTTTCCAACACATGTTTATAATACTC comes from Mucilaginibacter mali and encodes:
- a CDS encoding IS4 family transposase codes for the protein MSFSSGKAPFIFSRDAFVDGIITPLQDSITNTLDRDKLDVFARQSGFLQRRSKLKPDEFIDTLMFSGLDHGQLSLQDCCNDLARQHQTALSKVALHKRFNSKSLNFLKLVLAEQLSSRLNIKGTDDWQPFSRVVIADSCKFSLPAQCKDDYPGFTNFGNVSSIMNIQYAFDIKNGDWENLELTRATENDQSHSKKTLHRIGRGELHICDLGFVTPSYLRKVVSEQAFFLNRLHPQWKPLQHGSGKPVDWAALHQKMNRSGKLQFETMVTIGTGEDGFNCRLIAVPVPEQVWAERIRIAQQRAKSQKVALSDEYKSRCRFSIFITNTPITTLKAAEVIQLYRLRWQIELVFKTWKSLLAIHKVRAARTERLECQLVAKFIWIFINWKIFRFVDSVIRKNQPAYALSIWKFFKHTRLNSQVIRSVVAGELPLKDWWERFLFPIIKSLLIEPKKGKKAAFEIVYEVFKNLS
- a CDS encoding inositol oxygenase family protein, with the protein product MDIYKNNQPDENFAPLASLEDWDNDVLKRYPDPSTINEDKKEADFRDYDGTEKDGVKEFYRINHKYQTYDYVMQKKQEYLSFDKKEMPIWDAFDFLNQLVDDSDPDTDLDQMQHLLQTSEAIRNDGHPDWMVLVGLIHDMGKVLCLFGQPQWAVVGDTFPVGCAFSDKIVYPEFFEDNPDRYDPVYSTEMGVYKRNCGLDNVHMSWGHDEYVYHMMKDYLPEPGLYMLRYHSFYSQHRENAYNHLMSDHDHEMFKWVNLFNPYDLYSKNPNQKSWAELKPYYEALVAKYLPPTLKF
- a CDS encoding LacI family DNA-binding transcriptional regulator, producing MSGITIKLLAEKLNLSTATISKALGDSHEISDATKQRVLNLARELNYVPNAYAGSLRRNVSKTIAVLVPEVADSFFSLALNGIEEVALAKGYHTLIYLTHEKLEREQAILKALAGGRVDGAIMSVTAETNIYDHIQEFNRQLPVVFFDRVCEEIDTAKITTDDYQCGYNATQHLIEAGCRKIAILSIPNNNLSIICERIKGFKAALADNGLNAEDGDILYCPEEPGDSYNFIKEIMFSGNPPDGIVATVEKLTTDIYLVSQQLGINIPKQLKVVCFSNQASVNILTPSLTTITQPAFEMGKAAATVLLKSLRNNELIMKEESMVIPSILMARGSSVG
- a CDS encoding SusC/RagA family TonB-linked outer membrane protein — translated: MNLNLQLNQGTRIRLLLLFLLFSLVTGAFAQTNVTGTVVDTKGVTIPGVTVTVKGTAKAASTNIDGKFSIAAKAGDVLVFTGVGYTTKDVTVTSAKEYKITMAEANTALGEVVVVGYGTTTRETLSSAITTIKPGDLNKGAISDVGQALQGKVAGLNITASGDPNKPAAVIMRGASTVNSPGAPFYVIDGIPGADIAAIAPADIASIDVLKDAAATAIYGNRAASGVIMVTTKRGKKGASQVTYSGYFGAEKVSNTLDLMNADQLRSFISANSAAFSPNDDKGANTDWMKAIERSTAYSHNHNISLSGGTDHSTYSASLNYFKKQGILSESSLERVIGRLNLEQYALNDNLKFSLNVSNSSSNSINEPLQNIVLLQAAKHSPVSPVYNADGSYFENLNNTGYFNPLAIVGNSQDETKYNVLLGSFNTQVKLPFNFTYNVNLSYQRTTSNHGEYYGSYFSKYPTSNFYNNPDPGIGIAHTLIGSLFGSNGSALRYNLENTTKTLETFLAWNKKLGDHSFEAVLGYSYQDNTIGDGFQASSTNFPTDYTGFSNLTLGNPYAISSYRINLGNDLTYSKYLMISDFARLNYNYKDKYLVQGSIRRDGSSIFGANNHWGYFPSVGLAWRVTQEDFMKNQALFSDLKVRASYGETGNSAGIGAYTGQLFYVAAGTYYNNGVQTAAYAPYQGSNPDLKWEKTATKNIGVDFSVLNNKLSGSIDVYDKNTTGMLFRYSVSAALVPGGSIVANGGSINNKGIELTLSASPVNGKNFNWSSNVSLAYNKNKITSLRSPYANGDSVRYSDPEGAGQTNATLQLLKVGYPLGQFFTLKYAGKDASGNSQFYKRDGSTTTAPGIGTDYFYLGNAQPSVIMGWNNTFRYKNFDLNVFLRGTFGNKIFNATRADLSNTAGAATSNILNSAANDKISDTRNSYYSDRYIENGSYVRLDNATLGYNFKNPFKNVSNIRIYTSGNNLATITGYKGIDPEINQGGVAPGIDYNNFYPKTRTFLFGVNVSF